The sequence TGGTGGCATAGCTAAACGTAGCCGAAGTGGTGGTTTTACCATCGGTAGCGCCCGGTATAGTGGCCGGGGTTACCAGGAAGCCCAGTTTTGATTCGCGTGTGGCTACGGAACCCGCAGGTAACAGTGTTTGGTAAGTGTTGGCACCTGCCGGGATATTGTTAAAGTTATAATTACCCTGGATAATAAGGTAAAGCAGGTATTTTTTAACCGTTTGCTTATCGTACTGTGTCCACTGCGTTGCAGGGGCGGTTGTTTTGGGCAGACCAGTCGCCGGATCCAAAGCAGTTACTATCGGAAAGTCGAAAAAGAATCCACCGGCCACCTTATTGCTCGATATACGCCTTAAGGCATCATTATGCAGGAAAATATACGTACGGTCTGGCTTCATATACTCCATGGTATCGATACCGCAATAATCAATAGCCTTTTTCATCCACCTGAAAATTGTATCCGATGGGTTACCCGGGCTGCCATTAGCGCGCGACTTCAGGTAGTCCCATGCGGTCATATGCAGCTGGTTATCCAGGATAAACTTATCGTACTCATAGTTTTTTTGCCTGTCAAGACTAAAAAGGCTGCAACCGGCCATCAGTGCGCTTATACCTACCAGGCTAAGCAGCTTTATGTATGTTGTTTTAATATTTTTCATATCGCAAAAAATGATTAGTCGGAATATGGTGGATTTTGAACCAGTAATTTGTTTGAGTTAAGCACGGTGCGGTTTAATGGCCACAGGTACTTCCGCAGGTCGGTGCCCCAGCCTGTTGCCGCGGCAGGATCGATACCGGCTAATATCTGGCGCCTTTTCACCACGGGATCCATAATTTTAATTACATGATCGGTACGAACTAAATCAAACCAACGCTTGCCCTCGCCAAACAATTCCCATTGTCTTTCCTGTAATATCACATCCTCCAGCAGGTCGGGCGTAGCTACGGCTGGGTCTGTTGCCAGGTACGCTGGTAAACCGGCACGGGTGCGGATAAAGTTCAGGTACTTCAGCGAGTTGGTTTTATCTCCCGTTTTATTCAGCGCTTCGGCATATAACAGGTACTGATCGCCCAGGCGGTACATTACCGGGTACACATTAACTGTAGTAGCCATATCGGCAGCGGCAACCGTGTACGGGCCGGCTACGCCTGTAGGGCCGTATTGCCCGGCATAGTACTTCCACATGCGGTCACGCTCTTTTTTGGTGATATCCATGGTAGCCTTTACCCTGATATCGGTTGGGTTGGTAAGCGGCCAGTTGGTAAAAAAGTTCAGGTCGATAATAATAGGGGTATTATTTGGCGATGCTGATACGCCGGCCATACAGGCGCAGGCATTGGTAGCAAAGTTCCAGTTAATAGCCCAAATAGCTTCAACACTGGTAGTTGGCGATACAAACATGGCATTCCATGTGGCCTGCGGCTGCAAATCGGTAATAGCAGTAGCGCCATAGCTGGCCTTGGTTGCTACCGGAGTTTTGGCCTTAGCCAAATTCTGAAACCATTTAATGGCGTTTGGATAGTCCTTACGCCACATATACACATCGTTCATGATAGCGCAAATAGCAGCTTCGCTGATGGTAAATGTAGGGTTGCTGCTTTTATCTATCAACGCATAAGCCTGGGTCAGGTCGGGGATGATCACCTTATCAAAAACCTGGTCTTTAGGCGAGCGGGCAACGGCTGCATCAATAGAAATATCCTCGTAAGGTTCTGTACGGATCACCGCATCGCCCCAGTTACGTACGATATAAAAGTAGCAGATAGCCCGCATAGCCAGGGCCTGCGCCATATTATTGTTATTGATAGCAGGTGTAACCAGCGATTTGTTTACTTCCAGTTCGGCTGCCTGTGGGATGTATTTGATCAGCAGGTTAGCCAAACCAATAGTGCGGTATAAAGGTGTCCAATCCGACCAATCGTTACCGGCGGTTAAACTGTTCAGCTGCATTTCGTTTTCCTTATTGCCCGAATTACCGCCACGCTCGTAGTTATCAGAGCGGGCTTCGCCCCAGTAGGTCATACGGTTATAAAAT comes from Mucilaginibacter mali and encodes:
- a CDS encoding RagB/SusD family nutrient uptake outer membrane protein is translated as MKKILTISSLVLVMLCGCKKSFLEEQPLAAVSISQFYKSAKDITAAMAGMYGSFQGNMMGEKQFYNRMTYWGEARSDNYERGGNSGNKENEMQLNSLTAGNDWSDWTPLYRTIGLANLLIKYIPQAAELEVNKSLVTPAINNNNMAQALAMRAICYFYIVRNWGDAVIRTEPYEDISIDAAVARSPKDQVFDKVIIPDLTQAYALIDKSSNPTFTISEAAICAIMNDVYMWRKDYPNAIKWFQNLAKAKTPVATKASYGATAITDLQPQATWNAMFVSPTTSVEAIWAINWNFATNACACMAGVSASPNNTPIIIDLNFFTNWPLTNPTDIRVKATMDITKKERDRMWKYYAGQYGPTGVAGPYTVAAADMATTVNVYPVMYRLGDQYLLYAEALNKTGDKTNSLKYLNFIRTRAGLPAYLATDPAVATPDLLEDVILQERQWELFGEGKRWFDLVRTDHVIKIMDPVVKRRQILAGIDPAAATGWGTDLRKYLWPLNRTVLNSNKLLVQNPPYSD